GATTATGTTTCAAATTAATTACATTGattatttctttgtttataatcTTTACTCATTTCTCAtctaaaacatacaattttttttattacaggtCCCAATTTAATTGTTCTAGACAGGGACAGAATCTACTTAATAAATATGAACGAAAGTACAGTAACTAAGCTCGTAGTTGACATTCCGAGCAAAGGAAGCGAAAGTTATCAAATAGACTACCATCAAACAAAATCCTACATTTACTGGTTGGATCCGTACTACGGAACTATGCATAGGTAACTACAAAGCATATAGTTCATTGCAAAAGTTTTGAAGGAAATATAATTAACTTTGTAAATTACATACAAACgataaataatttgatacaaCACTCGATGCTAAGAAAATGAAAACTGATTAGCAAttaatttatattcttttgATAATTGATTATTGCTTTCACTTAAAGGATAAAAATCGAAGACGAAAGTTCTGAACAAAATATTGAAGTAAAGTTTAGTACACAAGCATGTCATTTACTTCACTGAGTATGCCTAAATACAGATTTATTTATCGTGATAACAAAGACAATATTTGACATAATTgctaaaacattttataactaATTCAGATTTCAGATTAATTTTGGTAATAACTGTGTTGCTCCTCAAAAATTCGTACAGGACATACGCAGTCGTTGCTTAGTTCGTCAACAAAACTAACACCGATTGAAGATGTAGAGAAGAGAACGAGTTCTGTTGATTTTGGATTACATGCGCCAAAGTCTAATGTTGCTGTCACTATGGTAGTACtatatgaattaaaattataatactcCCATGATGATACTAAAATGGAATGATCCGAGTTGTCATGTATTCATGGTTTCTACATACTATgtcttaaaaaattatttttagttatGTAAATTGGCATGTTGAGTCTGGTCAGGTCCTGCTCTTTTTAGGTAAAGGGGTTCCAaaagattttctttttgtattgttttcatgTGAAAAGATAGCTATGGTTTTTGTTTAGCAATATTGGTGGATATGTTTGAAACCATTAAGGTTGATCATCGGAATAAATTTCCTCTGATAGAATTTTCTTATCTTCCAACAAACTGTATATTTTACCatgctttttcaaaaatataataaaaaggaaGGGATACCGTTCTATATTTCAAGCTACAGTCATGCAAGATTTccaaaatttgcataattttttcatgaaataactCTTTTTTGtgaattaatttttgaaatcaatcaaatatgagaaaatatgttttattaaatgcgttataaaaataataaaaaaaatatgatctcCCTGAACTTTTTTTcctgctacaagtaaaaattctaaatttcttTAACAATCCTGTACAAAAATTTAGCAGATGAGGGATCTTCTCTTAAATGACTAAGTTGAAAaattgattcaaacaaaaacaaatatttggtaCTGTTTGAAACAGTATAATAGCATAAATTGTGCTTTTTTTACGATGGCAGAAGCATATTTCTCAATGCCTTCAGTATTAATTATGTCAAACAGTATTTAAGTCAAGCACCAATGGAACAAAATGAAATCATTAAGACTTTTACCTAATCTATTAAGTTTTAATTCCAGAACATGCTATCCTTGTAACGACAACGAAAGAAGGATTGAGGAAATAATACCGAAATCAACACTTTATCATCCAATAAGTTTTTCCATTGACTCCGAAAACGACCACATTTATTGGTCTGACAGCAGCGATAATGCAGTCATCCGGTCAAATCTAGATGGGTCAAATAAAACTGTTATTATAAAAAGCAGTAGTGGAATAGGACATATCACTTTAGATGTTAAGAATCGGTGAgatagtttttatttatttatttatttaattatatctttttaatattttgtttttaaaaatctgatggctgatattttgataaatcaATGTAATGAAGTATATTCGTGGCCATTATTGGCAtagtattatataatattttaccaAGAGCTGTTGAATAAGTTTCTTAAAATTCATGGAAGATGGCAAAAGATTATTAATGATTTAGAACACGACCCTGCGCTGCATATAAAAATTAACTACTTAAAATTGACCTTAATATATAAACTAATTTGGgaacatatatgtttttaatattttgctcTATATGCTGATGGAGCTTTTGCCCAAGTTTCATATAGTTCCATTAAGGTTTTGACTGCAATATTGAAGGATAGGAAAAAACAACCTAACTAAAAGTCTCACAGCAGCCTGTATCGCTCGCATGTTTTTTGTGTGTCAGAATAAACAAATGCATTGCTATAAGATTATTATGTAAAAACAAGAAAGTAGGTAGACA
This is a stretch of genomic DNA from Mytilus trossulus isolate FHL-02 chromosome 6, PNRI_Mtr1.1.1.hap1, whole genome shotgun sequence. It encodes these proteins:
- the LOC134722723 gene encoding low-density lipoprotein receptor-related protein 4-like — protein: MCRRLTMDGFQILFVLSTLFMASVNGCCWTHGGCFSTYSCCATYYSGPNLIVLDRDRIYLINMNESTVTKLVVDIPSKGSESYQIDYHQTKSYIYWLDPYYGTMHRTCYPCNDNERRIEEIIPKSTLYHPISFSIDSENDHIYWSDSSDNAVIRSNLDGSNKTVIIKSSSGIGHITLDVKNRWIYFMDDEIGTIERSNLDGNAKVVVISDSVMTKKSRILLGEYPIKAQYKYLLHLFLT